From Corvus cornix cornix isolate S_Up_H32 chromosome 5, ASM73873v5, whole genome shotgun sequence, the proteins below share one genomic window:
- the F2 gene encoding prothrombin, giving the protein MAHTKTSLLRGLLFSSLLHLTLSHDRVFLEKGQALSLLKRPRRANKGFLEEMLKGNLERECLEEICSYEEAFEALESTDQTDTFWSKYQVCQGLRISRTVLDACLEGNCALGLGQNYRGTISHTKSGIECQVWTSKYPHIPKFNATLYPNLIENYCRNPDNSEGPWCYTRDPTVEREECPIPVCGEDRTTVPFTPRATPPVPVEPCEPEKGMLYTGTLSVTVSGAKCLPWNSEKAKEVLHGKHIDPDVELQENYCRNPDRDDEGVWCVTDEPPYFDYCDLHYCDSLLEDENHEFEGISGRSTIPQEFKTFFDDKTFGSGEADCGIRPLFEKKKVTDQSEKELLESYMGGRVVGGDDAEVGSAPWQVMLYKKSPQELLCGASLISDSWILTAAHCLFYPPWDKNLTTNDILVRIGKHVRAKYEKNKEKIALLDKIIIHPKYNWRENMDRDIALMHLKRPISFSDYIHPVCLPTKEVVQRLMLAGYKGRVTGWGNLKETWATNPSNLPKVLQQVNLPIVDQSTCKASTRVKVTDNMFCAGYSPDDLKRGDACEGDSGGPFVMKNPDDNRWYQVGIVSWGEGCDRDGKYGFYTHVFRLKKWMRKAIEKHGR; this is encoded by the exons ATGGCGCACACCAAAACCAGCCTACTGAGGGgcctgctcttctccagccttCTGCACCTCACCTTGAGCCATGACAGAG ttttcctggaaaagggGCAGGCATTGTCCCTGCTCAAGCGCCCACGACGTGCCAACAAGGGATTTCTAGAAGAGATGCTTAAGGGAAACCTGGAGCGAGAGTGCCTGGAGGAGATATGCAGTTATGAGGAGGCTTTCGAAGCCCTTGAATCCACTGATCAGACG gaCACATTTTGGTCAAAATACCAAG TATGTCAGGGCCTGAGAATATCCAGGACAGTTCTGGATGCTTGTCTAGAAG GTAACTGCGCTCTTGGGCTGGGCCAGAACTATCGGGGAACAATTAGCCACACCAAGTCTGGGATTGAATGTCAAGTGTGGACAAGCAAATATCCACATATTCCTAA ATTTAATGCCACCCTTTATCCCAACCTCATTGAGAACTACTGCAGGAACCCAGACAACTCAGAAGGCCCGTGGTGCTATACCCGAGACCCAACGGTGGAACGGGAGGAGTGTCCCATCCCTGTGTGTG GTGAAGACAGAACAACAGTTCCATTTACTCCACGGGCCACACCACCTGTACCAGTGGAGCCTTGTGAACCAGAGAAAGGCATGCTTTACACGGGGACCCTCTCAGTCACTGTGTCTGGAGCCAAGTGTCTGCCGTGGAACTCTGAGAAAGCCAAAGAGGTGCTCCATGGAAAACACATTGACCCAGAcgtggagctgcaggagaattACTGTCGGAATCCAGACAGAGATGACGAGGGTGTCTGGTGTGTCACAGATGAACCACCCTACTTTGACTACTGTGATCTGCACTACTGCG ACAGCTTGCTAGAGGATGAGAACCATGAGTTCGAGGGAATATCAGGACGTTCTACCATTCCTCAGGAATTCAAAACCTTCTTTGATGACAAAACTTTTGGTTCAGGTGAAGCAG ATTGTGGCATTCGTCCtttatttgagaagaaaaaggtaaCAGACCAAAGTGAGAAGGAGCTGTTGGAGTCCTACATGGGAGGCAGAGTTGTTGGTGGAGATGACGCAGAAGTTGGCAGCGCCCCCTG GCAGGTGATGCTCTACAAAAAGTCTCCTCAAGAGCTGCTGTGTGGTGCCAGCCTCATCAGTGACAGCTGGATCCTGACTGCTGCTCATTGTCTTTTTTATCCACCCTGGGACAAGAACTTAACTACAAATGACATATTGGTGCGGATTGGCAAGCACGTAAGAGCAAA atatgaaaagaataaagagaagATTGCTCTTTTGGATAAAATCATCATCCATCCCAAGTACAACTGGAGAGAGAACATGGACCGAGACATTGCACTCATGCATTTAAAGAGACCCATCAGCTTCAGTGACTACATCCATCCTGTCTGCCTGCCTACCAAAGAGGTCGTGCAGAG GCTGATGCTGGCAGGTTACAAAGGGAGGGTAACTGGTTGGGGAAACTTGAAAGAAACATGGGCCACTAACCCCAGCAACCTGCCCAAAGTTCTGCAACAGGTCAATCTGCCCATTGTAGACCAAAGCACCTGCAAGGCATCCACCAGAGTTAAAGTCACTGACAACATGTTTTGTGCAG GTTACAGTCCTGACGACTTAAAGAGAGGAGATGCCTGCGAAGGGGACAGTGGGGGACCTTTTGTAATGAAG aACCCAGATGACAACCGCTGGTATCAAGTGGGAATAGTTTCATGGGGAGAAGGCTGTGACCGAGATGGCAAATACGGATTTTACACCCATGTATTCCGCCTGAAAAAGTGGATGCGAAAAGCCATCGAAAAGCATGGGCGATAG